In Thermodesulfovibrionales bacterium, the genomic stretch TCAAAAGGCGAACGGAGCAAGAGGGTGCGGGCATCGGGCAATCCCAGGCGTTCCTTTATATAGTCGAAGCTTCCCTGTGTCGTTAGCGTTGCGGATGTCAGGATCGCCGGCGAGATGACACCAAAAACCTGGTTTTTCATGATCGATGCAATGTCAAGGGGAGTCGCAACCACGCGGAGTCTCTTGCCGTCCCTCTCCGCCCAGTATACATGATCTTCCATCTCCTGATCCAGGATCGCCTGCAGCGAAAGGGAGAGGGCGTCGCTTCTCGAGGCCAGGGCGGTTATCTCCCTCTCCTCCTCTTCTCCCACGGCTGCTTCCTTCAGCATCTTCAGCTCATCCGCAAGACCTGCCAGTGTCTCTGAAAGATCATTTCGAATAAAATGCCTATCTCGAACCCTGAGGGTCGAAGAATCTCCGACCCTCTCCGACAGGAGGCAGAAAAATTGATCTCCCTGCATTCTGACCAGATTGAGGAGAGCGCAGAACTCGTTCCAGGCTGAGGGCTGCAACCAGGAGAGGCGCGAAAGCAGACCCTTTCCATGAGGGTTCAGAAGAGAATCGAGGAGATGTCTCAGACGGTAATTGGAAAATTCTACACCGAGATAATCGGCTGCCACGTCCTCAAGCTCATGTGCCTCGTCAAAAACGGCTGAGGTGAACTGAGGGATGACATTCCATCCCGACGCCACGTGCGCAAAGAAGAGATGGTGATTCGTGACCAGGATATGGGCCGACCGCTCCTTCATCTTCGCCTTCTGGTAAAGGCAGACGTCGAATTTCCTGCAGTCCTTTCCATAACAGAGATCGCTCTCGCGGCATACCTTCTGCCAGAGCCACTGAGGCACATCTATCTCCGACCTGATGCCCCCTGCGGTCTTCTTTGCCCAGACCCTGAGCCTGCTGATCATCTTCGCCCCGTCACCTTCGAACAACCCGTGGGTGTTCGCCTGCTCCAGTCTCCTGAGGCAGAGATAATTTTCACTGCCGAGACAGAGGGCAAAACGCAGGCCTCCAAAAACGTGTTCCCTGAGAAAGGGAAGTTCCTTTTCGATGAGCTGCCGCTGGAGCGTCTTTGTATACGTCGAGACAACGGCCCTCCGGCCTTCTTCAGACAAGACATGGCCGATAAGGGGGAT encodes the following:
- a CDS encoding helicase C-terminal domain-containing protein, which codes for MDRYFGSSGLLSSVFPDYEPRPEQLLMSEAIDGALDEGEDLIVEAGTGVGKSLAYLIPLIGHVLSEEGRRAVVSTYTKTLQRQLIEKELPFLREHVFGGLRFALCLGSENYLCLRRLEQANTHGLFEGDGAKMISRLRVWAKKTAGGIRSEIDVPQWLWQKVCRESDLCYGKDCRKFDVCLYQKAKMKERSAHILVTNHHLFFAHVASGWNVIPQFTSAVFDEAHELEDVAADYLGVEFSNYRLRHLLDSLLNPHGKGLLSRLSWLQPSAWNEFCALLNLVRMQGDQFFCLLSERVGDSSTLRVRDRHFIRNDLSETLAGLADELKMLKEAAVGEEEEREITALASRSDALSLSLQAILDQEMEDHVYWAERDGKRLRVVATPLDIASIMKNQVFGVISPAILTSATLTTQGSFDYIKERLGLPDARTLLLRSPFDYHSQAVLCIPDGIGEPGSDSFEEDLVRGIREVLGVTKGRTLVLFTSYHLMMKVYDEVDVPGIEIIKQGDMDNYRLMQAFRKNRHTVLFGTYTFWQGIDVPGDDLQCVVITKLPFAVPDEPVTEARMEALEREGKNPFTHYQVPQAVILLKQGFGRLIRTKMDRGAVVVMDSRVRTRSYGPQFIKSLPECKIAASFDDIACILKSEDRGKERLDPVSAIP